Proteins encoded within one genomic window of Halalkalicoccus subterraneus:
- a CDS encoding CPBP family intramembrane glutamic endopeptidase, with translation MVVLIGWFGVAAPAEELLFRGIIQGRLRETFSPFSGILLAAVCFALMHVPVAALSAGMTPASSFVETLVSGAIFGLAYECTGNLLVPSIAHAGLWTAGLLVL, from the coding sequence GTGGTTGTCCTCATTGGCTGGTTTGGCGTCGCTGCACCCGCAGAAGAACTGCTGTTCCGCGGTATCATCCAGGGACGACTTCGAGAGACCTTTTCTCCGTTCTCGGGAATCTTACTCGCTGCCGTGTGTTTTGCGTTAATGCACGTCCCCGTCGCAGCACTGTCGGCCGGCATGACGCCTGCGAGCAGTTTCGTCGAGACACTCGTGAGTGGCGCCATCTTTGGCCTTGCATATGAATGCACAGGTAATCTCCTCGTTCCATCTATCGCTCACGCAGGCCTCTGGACGGCAGGATTACTGGTTCTGTGA
- a CDS encoding helix-turn-helix transcriptional regulator, which translates to MKTNITAYREREGLSQGELATAVGVSRQTINAIERDRYNPSLELAFKLAAYFECPIEALFEPNIEPVGE; encoded by the coding sequence ATGAAAACCAATATTACTGCCTACCGTGAACGCGAAGGGTTGAGTCAAGGGGAACTCGCGACAGCCGTTGGCGTTTCGCGACAGACGATAAATGCGATCGAACGAGATCGGTACAATCCGTCATTAGAGTTGGCGTTCAAACTTGCGGCCTACTTTGAGTGTCCGATCGAGGCCTTGTTTGAGCCCAATATCGAACCAGTTGGAGAGTGA